The nucleotide window GGGCTTTTGAGCTTTAGCCTTTTTCGGCTTCGGGGACCCAGTCGGtgatttcttctttctcttttttttcttagcAGGCTTCGGGGTATCTGCTTCCCCAGGCGGGGGTTCCCTCATCAAAACGGCCTCTCCAAGGCCTGCATAGGTACAAAGGCTGAGAGTACTAGCGAGAGATATCTTCTCTAAAGAGCTTAAGTGTGAACATAGATAAGAACTCACCATGAATTTTGGCCTCCCAACGGGTCTTAGCCAGATCGCGCCACATGCGCTTAGCGTATGGGTGGATTGAATCAAGTTGTCGGACCCAACCCGAGAGATTTTTGACAGCACTGGGGTACCACTCAACAGTTGTATCATCGAAGAAAGTTAATTCAAAAGTCAAGAAAAGATATCCGATCAGCGAAACATGTTTACTTAGGATTcatattccattcctcggggaatgacATTCTCTCAAcagggatcaggtccgaggtcCTGAATCGAACAAAGCGACTTATCCACCCTCGGTccttgtcttcatcgatgctAGCAAAAAAGGCCTTCGGGGATCGACGTTTTAGCTTAATCAGGCCACCTCGATTAGATGATCGAGggtaaaaggcatcccctcgaccaTGTTTGAGAAATACCtaatcatataaacaatacgCCATAATGATGGATAGATTTGTCCAAGTGTCACCTGATATTGGTTGTAGAAATCGAGGATCACTGGATTTATCGATGGTAAAGAGGCTTCCACTAGGCCTAAATTGAAAGGATATGTGTATACACTAAGGAAACCGGCCTTGTTCTTGGTTATGTCTTCTCCACGTGAAGGAACCTCTACTTCCACCGCCTCCCCCCAACGGCAGTCGGCCTTCACCTTCTCGATTTCGGTTATCAAACTGATATATCGAGACATGGGTTCGCATCGTCCCAGAATAGAGGAGGTGTTTTCGACCTGGAAATCGGAAGATGTATCACAAGGCCCTAGAGTATACTCCTCAATACTAGGAGGAACTACCGGTTTGCCTTTGGTCGTTTGAGAAGACGATGAAgctttttccttttgaggaacaatttcagatgtttttgccatttctaAAGCGAAAGATCCGAGAAAATGGAAAATGTCGTTAGAAAAGAGAAGGGAGAGTTCAAGGAAATTGAACGAGGCTAAATAAAATCTTGGAAGCACTAAGAGAGCAATATCGACAGATTTATGGGGTTTTGTCTATTTATAAAGGTCATTTGAACATGCTGAGGAAGCAAAAAGGCCGACCGTTGGCCACCTACAATTAATTATTTTGAGAATCGTACAAAAGCAACCCTTCAGTCACTTCAACCACTTACATCATGATGTTGACGTCAGGACCAAAGCATCGGGAATCGGATTGTCGGAAATTATTAAGAAAAATCTACTAGTTGGGATCGAGTAGTCACTCGCTCGGTTATTAAAGCCCAAAGTCCACCCGAGTTCGAGCcagttctcactcggggacttTTCATAAAGCCTTAAGGCTatctttacttcgagttcgagcaaaaccTCCCTCAACTATTAAGCCCAggggctacccgagttcgagccAGTTCTCGCTCGGGGACTATTAATAAGGCCTCAGGGCTATCTTCATCTcaagttcaagcaaacactctcCCGATTATTTTAGCCCAAGGGCCAATCGAGTTCGAGTATGTCCTCTCCCAGGGACTATCTATAACGCCATAGGGCTATCTTTATTTTAAGTTCAAAGAAAATTTTTTCTCAATTACGGGCttcccgagttcgagcaaactctcactcggggactaactgcgaaagcctaagggctatctttatttTCAGATGATCGAGTAAGCGCCCACCTAGCTACAAAATCTGAAGGCTGCCTCAGCTCGAGGAACTTACCACTCAAGGGCTATCAACAAGGCCTAAAAAGGCTAAGCTTTATTTCAAAAATCAAGACCCTGCTCTCACTCAATTCGGGCCCAGAAGTCCCGGTGACCTAAGTTcgcatcaaatcaatccagacTTAGTCCAAGGAATAACAAAGAGCTTCAAGGAATATCATATTAACAAAtcaaaaacctaagggtttattatgtCCGGGTCCGGTATCCGGACTGATCGATAGAGTCATACACTTTGATTTTTCACCAAAGAAGGCAAAATAGAGTTCAATACAAGTCGAAGGCAAAATGAATAAACTCTTATATTAATTAAAgacgattacaaaagcccacgaggggtccttacacaaaaataaagaagcaaaaaacaATAGCTGAAAAACCTAATCTACTTTCGAGGGATTGTCCTTAGGGGCAACATCCTTGAGAACCCTTTTCTCGGGGACTCCATTTCGATCTTTAGAATGTTGTCTTCAAGAACCTCCTCCGaagcaacaataaatgaagaaaaggttaTAGTCTATCAAAGAGCAAAAGCTTTGATAAGCAAAGAAAATTGTGTCCTGGTGAAAAGCTTGGCGAGTACGGGTCTCGTCAAcactactattgtgaagccacttcttgagacattgcaCTGGTAtgggatgcaaaagttagtagatactgccacctcactccatggaaaACAAAAGGAATGAAGCGCCACACCgggttgaagttaagagagatgagcatCGGTTTGCAGTTCACATATCTTCTGATACGGAAAGAATTTGATGCCCTCTTCTCATTGATTCGAgccaacaaaaacaacaaaaactcaTCATAATTCCCCTTAGAGGGGAAAGTCTTAGAAAAAGAGTCATGTCATAACTGATAAGGTTGCTACCTTATGACCTTATGGTCACAGGTTTGGACCATAAGAATTAGAGATAAGAAGAGGATACAGAGAAAGGGAAGGACTAAAGATTGTTGAAGAAGGAATGAATGGAGCTTTAGGTTCAGAAATCCCTTATTTATAGAGAAATGGCGATGAAACTGACTGCAAATTCAATGTTTTTGGGGAAATGGACCAGCAGTAAATTTAATGTTTTTTTTGGAAATGGACTGGCAGTGCATTCAATGCTTCTGGGGGAATGAACCGATGAGACGTTTCGATCGTTTCGAACGCCTACGTCACCAGCATGACGTCACCATGGGAGGTCGAGAAAGTCGAGGTCAATATCGTTTCTTATCTTTTCAAAtatggggactatctgtatacggtcaaaattagGGAAGACCGATTTGAGGCTTCTGTGGTAGTTCAAGCCCGGCCTCGATGGAATCAAAGCACGATCCAAGGCCCGTCCCCGAAGCACTCATCTCTGCAGGGTACGTCGAAGACTCACCATGGTGTACCTCTAGGCAGTATGAAAATCGACGACCATCATGGAAAGGCGGGAAGCCCCGGAGGGCATGCGATGAGGACTGACAAAAAATAGTACAAATCCGTGCTGAGCCATTATACAACTGTACTAGTAGCATTTCTTCATCATTTATTAGACATGTACTGTGTTGCGATTcgcccctcatatataaaggggacccttgtcattttgtaaggatGCAACATATTGAATATAACACAACATTCTCTGCTCTTTGCATAAACAATTGTTCTacacatttattgcttattctttcattgttcatttattgttcttcatttatttttcattattaaCCACAAAAGGCCATCTTTGAGGCCTCCATTATCATTGTTTCTTTATCAATAGCTCACTACCAACCTCCCTAAATAGGCCTCGAAGCCTCTGTTCCAGCCAGCTCGAGGCTCGGTTCTGTGATAGCTTTGGTTTGcattattattttctttatttacacTTAGCACCTGttgcctaacaactagtataaaaataggCGTAATGGCTCCCTGGCCACGTGAACTTGTAGGGCTTTTGAAAGCCGATACACGAACTTTGGACTTTTCCATTTGAACACTCCAACTTGACAAAATGGGTACTAATAAACACATCCACCAGAGCGTGTATATCAATTGCACTGACATGTACAACACATCATGCTAAGATATTTATTACTTGCCATGTGTTATTTGTAGGTCccatttttaaatacaaaatcaggaaaaaaaaagttacaaatacaaaaatggaaaaaaaagaaaaaatgcctGAAACATACCCAATATTAATCTGTACCCTCGCTGGAGCAACCTAAAGAGAGATCTGCTTCAGCGCCGCAACAGCAGCAGAAGTGAAGATGGAGGCAGCGAGAACCATGAAAGATGTTTCCCATCACGAATTTGTGAAGGCTTATGCCGCTCACCTCAAGCGTTCCGGCAAGATGGAGCTTCCTGAGTGGACTAATCTCGTCATGACTGGTAAACTCAAAGAGCTTGCTGCATATGACCCTGGTTGGTACTACATTAGAGCTGCTTCTATGGCAAGGAAGATATATTTGAGGGGTGGTATTGTTGTTGGTGGATTCCGAAGAATCTATAGTGGTAACTAAAGGAATGGCAGCCGCCCTCGTCATTTCTGTAAGAGCAATGGTTCAGTTGCACTCAACATACTTCAGCAATTGCAGAACATGAACATCGTTGACTTTGATCCTAAGGGTGGAGGAGAATAACATCCAATAGCCAACGTGATTTTGACCAAGTTGCTGGAAGAATTGCTGCTGCTCTTTAAGAGATGAATTTAGGCAATTTTATGAATACATGCTAGGAAGACGAAAGAATTGGAAGGGGAGGGGAaaagtctttttttctttttctttttttatttatattttattctaattctaatttttttagtAAAAACAATACTATTCATGCGCCTTGGCAGCGTGATTTGCATAGAGTTTAGCCATGTCAGCTGCAGTGCTTCCACATAGGCATGGTCAACGGTCAAAAATATTTATTAGTACCCATTTTGTTAAGTTGGAGTGTCCAAATGGGAAAAATCCAAAGTTCATGTATCGGCTTTCAAAAGCCCTACAGGTTTAAGTGGCCAGGAAGTCattcatgtatttttagaactacaaaatcaaatataattataattacCACTTTCCAGGTAATTAGAAATATTGTGACTAAAATTACTTTTTGTGTGGTATCATTGTTATCTAAAATTTtaatatatgtaaattttatttttaaataagataaaatcttgtttggatggttgttatatactgtattgtatcgtattgttattttaaatacaatgtttgttttgattgttacttaaattttattgtgtcgTATCGTTAAACCTGCCATTACGTAACGACAaaaagtgccactttatgtaacgaccgatttggtgtggtcacgtcgttaccttttctttttctcttatcttatcctttattattattaaataattttttatcctatatttttatataataattctactatgtaccataatttttctttataatactACAAGTTTATACTTTATATTGCTGATACGTGACATCATGAAACAACGACAAACGATAATATTTagggataatacataattatcccaTTGGAGTTGTACCAAAGTGCCAATTGCACCCCTTAAAAACATGGGTGTCCTATGACCCCCTGTATAAACTTTTAGTAAATTAAAATACACATTCGTGGCCCAGCTGGCACACAACGTGTCTGCACGATTTGTGAGCGCGTGAATACATAATTTATACTTCCATTCCTTTATTTAACTGTCACATACTTCCATTAGGCTAAAATTCTTTTATTAGGTTAAAGTTCTTTCTCTTCTTCCACACCCAATTTCATCTGCCATTGAAGCTCAATTTTGGTGAATcgaaagagtttttttttttgcgCATTGCAGCCTTCTTGTATAGTATTAACTTCTCCTCCTCAATCTTTAATTTTCTTAgtcatattttataaattatttttagggttcttgattGAAATTAATCTGGGCTAATTCTTCGTTTTTCAGTGTTTGAAATAGCAGGAATCAACTTGAATCAACTTTGTATGGACGAGTATGAACCATTGTTGAATCTGAAGGTGCATTGCAAGCATGGAGATTTGCTGCCATTGGAAACTTCTTGGTCGACTAGGAACCCTGGAAAACGGTTCTGATCTTGTCCATACTATAGTGTAAGTATTTTGGCAATTAGATTGTTATTGTCCCTATTTTATGGTTACTTTGAAATGATTTATTTCTCTTCAAATTTCAAACCAAGTCTTGTAAATTTTTTCGATGGAGAGATGATGATATTGATGAGCGTTCTAGGTTTGTCCTTTTACGGTTGGTGAACAAATTGAGGGAGATTGAAGAAGGATTAGCCAATTATTAATCATTGAAGACTCAATTGGTGAAATTGAGCATGGGATAGAGAATGAACAATGGACGGAGGTTGAGCAAGAGTTAAAGGATCATCAGATGATCAATCAAAGGTTGAACCAAAAGGAGAAGATGAATCACAACTAGAATTTTTATAATAGGAAGGGTATCTTATGTATTTTGTTGTGTTTGATTATATGTTATCTGTTTATATAGTAATCGTTCAAATTCTATGTAGTTTGCTGGAGTTAATCTTCAGTTTATGTGATATTAATTGTAGTTTGAAGGAGTTAATCTCCAGTTTTTTGTAGTTTTAGGAGTTAATCTCCATTTTTTGTTGAATAACAATGAATGGAACTGGAGTTTGTACATATATGCTGCCTGTGCATAGTTCCATAAGAACAATGGACGACATTAACTAAAGCAATACCAAACAGATCATTTGCTGCATGTGCGTAGTTACAAGAGAACAATGAACGACATTAACTAAAGCAATACCAAATAGATCATTTGCATAAATTGTTTGAGTCTGCTATAAGCAGAATAGATAGCCAACAAAACAAGTGCAGTATCAACAAAAAGAAGCCAACTGACAGGTATAATATTAATAAAACGTAACACTTAATCTGCATAATACACAGTCTAAGTAGTTAAAGGTTCCATCAAGCACCCCTTTCGGAAACTCAATTTGTAGGACCAGGGAGAACACTCGCAGGTGTGCAAGTGTATTGAGAGAGCGCAAAACTCTAACTTGAGTAATCACAAGTGGACACTAACGAATGAATCAATCCAAAGAAAGGCACATTTTTTTAGATTCTTATGTTTAATCCAGGAGCATTCCAGATGTTGTGTTCTGGCTTGTATTCTTTGCTACAACATCCCTCTTTGACCTTGTTTGAATTATTTTATCTCCCCTCATTTGTTGTAGTCTCCTTGAGGTTATTGCTGCTTTTCCTTTCCATTTCACTCCTATTTTCGGCTGGTATCTAATGTTTCCAGTAACATCTGTTGAACTTGTAATTGTTCTTGCTCCAAGATTCACAATCTTTTGACTTGGTAGGCCAGCCTGCAAGAAAGAAGAGCAATTCTTGTTAACCTAAGTTTGATTATCTACAAAAATTAAAGAACAACACTAAATACTTATATTGAAAGCAATGTATCCATTGTCAGCAACCATTAACCAACCTCTACCATCCTTGGACTTTTAATAGGGCCAGAACTAGTTGGATTCCTTTCCTTTTCAGGAGCATTGTTTGCAGACCCCAGTGAATAATTAAACCAAACCTCTAAGCCACTTGAACTCTCAAAGACACTAGTTCCCTTTCCTCTCCCTCTTCCTGTAGCATCCATTTCACTTGCCCCTCCTTTAGCCCTTCCTCTTCCAGAAGCACCTGTTGAACCAGCATATGGCATACTTGATGAACCTGCAGGTGGTGCACTTCCCCTTTCCCTACCTCTTCCAGAAATACTTGTTGAACCACAAGATGATAAAGCTGTAGCAGTAGGTGAAGCACTTCCCCTTCcttttcctcttcctcttccagcATATGAAACAGATGTAACAGTAGCATCAGCAGTTGATGAAACATCATCATATGTTGAACCTTAAGCATATGGAAAATCTCTCTTATTATGTCCCTTTGCTTTACACAAGCTGCAAGTCACTTGGCCTCAACACCTACTCAACTTTCCTATTTTCCTTGATTTAATGGCTTCTTTCCTTCTTAGTTTCTTTGGCCTTCCTGGCATTGACTTGATTTCAGGAGGTGCTACTGGTGGATTTTCAGATTGTGGCCACATGTCCATACTATTCATTGGTTTAATAAAGTTTGAATAAGTCTTTAGGTAGGTTTCTTTGGTATACCAGAGAAACATACCTTATAGGCTCTAGTTCCTTGAAATGCATTGCTGCAATGGAATGTAGGCAAGGAATGCCTCTACGCTGCCATGCTCTGCAGCTACAACTCAGATTATCCATACTCACAATGTGCTTCTTATATGGGCCTTCCTCTATTTCATAACCATATTCACCATTCCAATGAATTATGCATTTCATTGACTTTGTAATATTTTCTTGTAAATTCTTCCAAATCATAGGAGATATGTCGATTATCCATGTATTTGAGAAGTCTCTTAGCTGAGCAatcctcttcatcatcttcaaTCTAATCTCTTCAAGCATAATAATTATTGTTTTGTGCCTTGCAGCTAAAATTCATGCATCAAAGCTCTCGGCCATATTGTTGTCTACCACATCACACTTAGTAAACTCTGAGAAATAAACCCTATACCACCTTTCTTTATTGTAGTATAACAGATCCTCAACAATATTACTACCTAACATGTTAAGTTCATCcaaattcttcttcaatttaGCTTCATATGTAGATTTTGCacacctccaaaatgcattccttCTCTAAATACCCCTCTAGTTCTTTGACCAATTAGCTAAGATGTGTCTGGCACACATCATATATGCGGTCATTGGTAGAAGCTCTCTTATAGCACATCATGTCCctacaagaaaataaaatgtcaacaaataattaaaaggagTTGATAAGCAATTACAGAATCAGTTATGGAATAGAAATAACCTTTTGCTTATCAGAAATTAGTGTCAGATTTGTGTCATCTCCTAGCTGAAGATCATGTTGCACACACTTCACAAACCATGACCATGTAGTTGAATTTTCATACTCCATAACAACCTAGACAATGGGCAGCATTTGATTATTGTCATCTTTACACACAGACCAATAGTTGTCCTTTACATACCCCTTTTAGAAAATAACCATCCGAACCAATACACCTTCTACAACCAGACATAAATGATTTTTTCAAAGCATCAAAACAGACGTAAAATGACAGAAATACAAGCTTACCATTTGTATCTCTCTCTCTCCAACTTTAACCGCACAAGTGCTACCTGGATTGGTTCTTAGTATTTCATCCCTATAATCATAAATTCTCTTAAATTCAGCAATGTGATCACCCATTATTTCTGTCAATACCTTGGCCCTAGCTCTCCTAGCAGTTTGTCCTGCCAACATgaatacccaattttttccttatAGCCTCTTGAAACTTAAAAATTCTTATATTTGGTTGTTCAATGATTCTGTCACTAAATCACTTGGCCAAATATTTGAAGTTGCAAAGATAGTTTCTAGTAGTTTCTACATACTTGTGAATTGGGTAGTATGTTTTAACCATAAAGTTATTACTATTTCCATCAACACTTGCAAACAATAACCACTTACAACCTCTTTGCTACACTTCACTCTAACTCTTCCAGGTTCATTCACATACTTTTCAATCTGTTTCTTCTCTTGAATTGCATATTTTGTCACTGCTTCTCTAAACTTATCAACATTCTCAAATACAAGTCCCAATTCCCAAACAATCTTCTCACAAGtagttcaaatataattcttttagtATCCTTCTTCCTCTTGAAAGATTTTATCTTCTGTTCAACTTCTTCCCCGTCTGCCTCATAATCTATTTCAAAACTGCATGCTTTAGAGCTTCCATAGTAAGGTTCATCACCACAAAAATACCATCTAAGTTCCTTTTTTGGCATGGAGTTTGTTGGACAATAACATGCTCATCATACCGTAAATCAAGTTTTGATTTAGGACTTCCTTCAGTTAGAGGAACTTCTTTACTGTCAGGTCTTCTCACCCTTTTGTTTTCTCTAAAAAAAACCTCCTCTCTTGCTTGAAATTGCTAAACTCTTCATGCACATCACTACCATAGTCTTTAACACCTTCTTCAAACAACTCATCATGTTCAGAAGCTGAGCTACTTTCAGTATCTTTATAAGATTCACCTTCTTCTAAAACATCATCATCAACTTCTATTTGGTCACCCTCAACAGTTGGCTCTCCAGCAAGGTTAGGGTTATTTTCATTAGGGTTATTTGGGTTTTGGGCAGCCTCATCTGTTGATGCCTCACTAGTCAAGCCCTCACCAGTTCCAACCTCATTAAAACAACATTAAATTCCTTACCAACCACCCCAACATCATTAGAAGACACTCGACTACCAGATACAACACTATATTCTAATATAAGGGGACCACAATAGGCTCATCACACATGTGAGACACAAATATATCCAAAGTATCCCCATTTTCAAGGGCACCAGCAATTACACAAATGTCCCTATCAGTTTTAACTTCAACCAAATTGCCATGGAAGGGTGATCTTACATAAAATGAGCAAGCAGTAGTATAACCAAGTTCTTTAATATAGTCTCTCAATTCAAAATAAGACATTCCATCTGTGTCGATATCAAAATACTTTGTTAAACAACCACCCTCATAACTTGGATTAGGACCAAACAAAATTGTAACCCTATGAAACCACCACAGTGAACAAGAGTAAAAGCCATTTAACAACCCTGCCATtacattataaaataatttagatACTTACCCCAGATTATATATAAACCCCTAATCTTTTAAAAAAACCCTAACCTAACTACCAACATGCAAAATCATACGAaatcgaaataaaatcaaataataaacaacaaacaacatacTAACACACACAATATAATCAGAAATAGTGCAAAAGATCTTACCCGTCATAGTCGAAATGACTCTCGATTGAGTTCAGAAAGTCTTCGTCAAAGAAGTTCAAGCTTTGATTTTTTTCCTCAAGCTTCGATTATCTCCCTAAAGTTTCGATTTTGAGTTCAAATATCACTTTGCATTGAGAAATTACAGAAGAATCATGCTAAATTTGGAGGGGATCGAAGAAAAGAGTTAGAGAAGAGAGTTGGAATAGATTTAGGGCTtgggtgtcacgccccgaacctgggcctagacgtaacacgacactcggtgcctaacTATATGTGActgagcgaaccaactggctagctgaatcaacatgtgatatcataacatactgaatgcagaagataaactaacacatgctgatatactgaaagtctggatgatataaatcaaagtacaAAATACTAAAACAAGCCTGAAACATATATGTAGccaacattgcttaacatgaaagGCCTGAGActttgtctaactgttactctagtctatgaagcctctaatgaagtactgaaaacactgactatctgaaaatactgaagactgtaaggtaatgataatgccccgaaagaactggggatcaccaaatagctggtacgagaatcctagcgctctgaatcatgAACCTGTAAAATCATTACATGCATCGTGGAA belongs to Nicotiana tabacum cultivar K326 chromosome 6, ASM71507v2, whole genome shotgun sequence and includes:
- the LOC107794065 gene encoding small ribosomal subunit protein eS19x-like — encoded protein: MEAARTMKDVSHHEFVKAYAAHLKRSGKMELPEWTNLVMTGKLKELAAYDPGWYYIRAASMARKIYLRGGIVVGGFRRIYSVFEIAGINLNQLCMDEYEPLLNLKVHCKHGDLLPLETSWSTRNPGKRF